From the genome of Brassica oleracea var. oleracea cultivar TO1000 chromosome C4, BOL, whole genome shotgun sequence:
AAAAATCCGTCGGTAACTGAAAATAAAACCGACGACTTTATTCCGTCAGAATATCATGAAAATACCGATGGATTTTATTCGTCGTAAAAATGTAGAAATTCCGACGGATAACTCTATCCGTCGGTATTCCTTTTCTAATTAAAAAACAATTTTTATAATTCTTAATTTAATTTCAGGAAAAAATTGATAATTTAGAATTTAAAAACATTATAGATATATAAATTCAACATTATTATACATTAAAGTTATAAAAAGTAATAAAAANNNNNNNNNNNNNNNNNNNNNNNNNNNNNNNNNNNNNNNNNNNNNNNNNNNNNNNNNNNNNNNNNNNNNNNNNNNNNNNNNNNNNNNNNNNNNNNNNNNNNNNNNNNNNNNNNNNNNNNNNNNNNNNNNNNNNNNNNNNNNNNNNATCTTAATCTGCTCCATAAGCTCATCAACGAGTCGATAGTGAGCTGAAGAAGAAGAAGCCCCTCCGGTCGAACGAGCCAATCCAACATAACGGCCCTTTTTCTTTGGAACAGCCTGAATGAGAAATAACAAATACATATCACACACATACGCACACACACACACATATCACACATACATAGCAAAAAAAAATAAGAATGTACCTCGAGAACAAGGTTGTTGAGTTGCTCTACGGTTAAGGAGTTGGAAGATGCAGAATCGCCTTCTTCACACATAGAAGCTTGAGTCGCGAGGAGATCCACTTTTCGATTTTCCACGACCTGGATTACGCCCTTAATAAGTCCATCCTGAATCTCCCCAGTCTTCTTGTTGGTATAGGCGTTCTTCATCAGGGTAAAATCATCTACGGGAACTCCACCGTTTTCCTTCATCTAAAAACAATATATTTAGTATCACATATTTAAAAATGAATAAGAAAATCAGATTAGAAACTTACTAGCTGAAGTGCTCGGGTCTGTAAACTTGTTGCCCCTAAGTTGTGGACAAACATCCCTTTCCCGCCACGGCTGCTACACCGATTTTGCGAGTTGATTGTCGACAAAGACTTTGTCTCATCTTTCGTCCAATGACCACACAAATCCCGCCAAACGTCTGGGTTGATGTGCTTCGGGACCTCACCAACATCGAATTTTTGCTTCCACTCATTGATCCGCTTGGTGTAGTGCGAAGCTGCTTTGCGGCGGAAAACAATTTTCACTTGTTCGGTAATCCCTGATTCCCAAGTGAACTCTTGCTGCAAAATAAATATAAATTTTTTTTTAGAAAGTTACAATTGGTGGAAAAAAATTTATAATATTAAAAATTGAGAACATATACCGCAAATTGCCGAAACCAGAGTTCTTGATCTTCTGCAGGCATGTCATAGAAAGTTGGATAACCACGCTTTAGCATCGTGTACTCCATCCTAAGAAGGCTGTTGGTGATACCATTGCCAGACAAATCAAACCTACGAAATAAAACCAAACACAATTAAATGTAAAAGATGAATATAAAATGAAAGAACCTTTTAAAACAAATACTTACCAAGTGGTGTTTGGGACAATAAGATAATTTGGATCAAGGCGCTGAAGCGATTCTCGGCCAGGTAGCCTAACTAACTCCGCAACAGTCATCGTAGTAGGCAATCCTCCTCCTCTTGAACTTTGAGAAGGGCCGGAAGCTACAGAAGGGGGGGTGCGGGCTGCTGGAGGGGTGGGGGCTGCTGGAGGAGTGGTAGCTGCAACTGGGCTACTAGCGGGTGACGTACTCTGAGTGACTGAAGAAGTACCCCGGCGAAAACGACGTCTAACTATAAGAGGAGGTGGTTCATCCCTACGAAAAAAAAACATTAGTAAGCTTTTTTATTATTTAGAAACGTATTATAATTGTGTTTCAAAAAAAAAAAAACGTTTTATTATAAACGTAGTAAGCTTTTTTATTATTTAAAAACATTAGTAAGCTTTTTTTATTATTTAGAAACGTATTATAATTGTGTTTCAAAAAAAAAAAAACGTTTTATTATAAACGTAGTAAGCTTTTTTATTATTTAAAAACATTAGTAAGCTTTTTTTATTATTTAGAAACGTATTATAATTGTGTTTCAAAAAAAAAAAAACGTTTTATTATAAACGTAGTAAGCTTTTTTATTATTTAAAAACATTAGTAAGCTTTTTTTATTATTTAGAAACGTATTATAATTGTGTTTCAAAAAAAAAAAAACGTTTTATTATAAACGTAGTAAGCTTTTTTATTATTTAAAAACATTAGTAAGCTTTTTTTATTATTTAGAAACGTATTATAATTGTGTTTCAAAAAAAAAAAAACGTTTTATTATAAACGTAGTAAGCTTTTTTATTATTTAAAAACATTAGTAAGCTTTTTTTATTATTTAGAAACGTATTATAATTGTGTTTCAAAAAAAAAGAAACTTTTTATAATTAAATTTTTTTTATAATAATTAAAAAGTGTTTTTAAATTAATTTAACGAAATTTTATAATGAAAAAAATATAAAAATATGAAACGTTTTATAATTAAAAACGATTTTTATATAATTAAAAAAAAAAATTTTAAAAAACTTTATTCAAATTAAAGAAATCCAAAATCTATAACTCCAATCACACAAATCGTAAATAAAAACTTCAATCCCGGCCCTAAACTAACTTCCAAATCCCTAATCAATCTCAAAATCACATAAACCCTAAAACTAACATTGTAACCATTGAAATCCCATGAGAAAGATAAAAGAATTCAAAATCTTACATGACTGGGTGAAAGAGGAGGTCGAATTTGGGGGATTACGTCGGAAATCGCGAGGGAGGAGGAGGGAATCGCCGGAAATCGCGAGGGAGGAGGAGGGGCTGGGCGGAGAGAGAGAGAAAACGGGGAAGAAATGAGGAAAAAGAAGAGATTTTCTCTTATGTATTCATTTAATGAACCGACGGATAACCGACGGGTTTTTTCCGTCGGTATTTTATCTACCCGTCGGAAATCCGTCGGTTTTGTAATATTGGCGGTTTACCAAAATTTTGCGCGGTACAGCTTGACCCGTGTAATTTTTTAAATATCGACGACCTTATCCGTCTGTTCTTCGTCGGTATAGTTAATTCCGTCGGTAATTTGTCGGAATATTCCGACGAGATACCGACGGATTAAGTTTTAGAGTTTACACAGGGTGTCGAAATTATTTATATTTGTTATAAAACTTTCTAAAACCAATATATTATGTTATATAATCATAAAACATTCTAAAAAAATGTTGTAGATTTGTTTGAGTGCTACAACTTCTGAGAACTGGCACAAGCCAACTTAAAAGTGTATGATGTTGTTCGAACGGTTTTGATTCATTTATCAGACTTCTTTACGTATCTTTGTTTCCCACTTGAACCGGGGTGGCTGCCTTGTTATATCTATCATGTGTATTCAACTTTTACTCCATTGAGAGTAAGCTATCTAAAATAAATGATGCTTATTGTTATGGTTGTTTCCGCTTGCAATTTATTGTTATATCACTATATGTTTCCGCGTGCGTTGTTGAAGCCGGGCCAGATCCCAATGGAAGACATCTAGCATCTGATTGGTTATGATCATCATTGTAGCCGGAGGAAGATTATCCTCTCGCCATTTCACCATATCCTTGTACATGAGCGTGCACGTGCTTTCTGTTTCATTACAAAGGAAAGGCATATTCAATTACATACCCCAAGATCTAACTATAAAGTCTTTATATATATATAGTTTTTTGTCGGGATCGTATGACCAAATACCGACGAAAGTATTCTGTCAGGATTTTCCGACGCAGTTCCGACGAATTTGCCGAAATAGATTTCCGACAAGTTTTCGTCGGAATTCCGTTGGAAAATCCTGACCGATTTTTTTCGGTCGGTTTTTCCGTCGGTATTGTCCGTATTTTCTTAGTTTAATTGGCAACTTAGGTTTATAAATCAGGTAAACTTTAATTTTATTTTAGCAATATTTTTTACTTTTATTCATTTTAGATAATATAGTTTATATGACATGGACTTACATTTAATGTTAATTTATATTTTTGATAAACATTTAAAAATATGGTAATAACTTGACATTATTCTGTTAAGATTTCCCATTTGAGAAACCCTTTTCAGTATTACATCTAATGTCGATTTATATTTTTGAAATTTTTTTTTAGAATATGATAATAACTCATAAATCATTATTAAAATAAATGTATTAAAAATGGTATTACAAATTTCAAAATATCATTTAATAATTTATATATTTTTAAATTATACAATTTTATTACTAAAATTTACAAAAAAAAAAGTATACAATTTTTTTTAAAGAAAATTATAAAAATTTGATCCGCGAGAGATCATTTGTAAATTGTGTTGAATTGGGCCAGGGCCCATAGAAGTAAATGAACATATATTTAAAAGGCAAGAGTAACGAAACCTTGGGCAAGAAGAAAAGTGGAAACCTAAATTGCCGCGTTCACAGGCTTACCGCGTTCGTCAAGGGCGTACTTTCTCATCCTCCTCCTCCTCCGCTCCCAATCCTATCGATGACAAAGGTTAGCCACTTCTTCTCTTTCCCCCTGATGAAAGATAAATCAAAATCTCGAGACGTCTATTTGTATTTTGATATCTGCGATTGGTCTTTCAGGGAAGAGATCGGTCATCACCCCAGTCTGGGAGTCTGTTAATCGTCTTGCCCCCTGGTTTGTTGGTGGATATGTGTTTAAATTTGGTTTGGGTAATAAAAGTTGAATTTTTTTTTCCCTAGATAAGAGAAAAAGACAACATGTTCATTCGTGTTTTGTTTTTTTTACATATATCTCAGAAATCTCGGCCTTAATTAAATCCAAGCTAAAGTCTGTTGAGTTGCACGAAGAATATTTGAGAGAGTTTGAACGTTATCATCAGGAAAAGGGTATGAATCTTTCCCCTCTTTTTTATTTTTGGCTTTTGAAGTTCAGATTGAAACTAACTCCTATCTCTGTGCTTTTTCTCTTATTTCGTGCATTCAGAGCAGAGCCGTAGCCTCCGTCCATTCTCCTAGAAATGTAATGAAATGTATTATATCTATTTGCAATGCCAGTGAACTTAATTGTCTATGGTTGTGATGTACTTGTTTTTTTTTTTTTTTTTTTTTTTTTTGGCGTTTATAAACATTGGCCTCTCAGACTTCTTTACGTATCTTTGTTTCCCACTTGAACCGGGGTGGCTGCCTTGTTATATCTATCATGTGTATTCAACTTTTACTCCATTGAGAGTAAGCTATCTAAAATAAATGATGCTTATTGTTATGGTTGTTTCCGCTTGCAATTTATTGTTATATCACTATATGTTTCCGCGTGCGTTGTTGAAGCCGGGCCAGATCCCAATGGAAGACATCTAGCATCTGATTGGTTATGATCATCATTGTAGCCGGAGGAAGATTATCCTCTCGCCATTTCACCATATCCTTGTACATGAGCGTGCACGTGCTTTCTGTTTCATTACAAAGGAAAGACATATTCACTATAGATATACAAGATCTAACTACAAACTATTTTTTGTTTATATATATATATATAACAACAACTAATTGGACTAACCAGATCTGATATGTACCACCGCGACTCCAGTGGAAGAGAGAGCTTGTAGCAGGTGGTCAGGGGTTCGTTTTTGGTCTCCATAGGCTTTGATGGAGACAGGACCAGAGTAGCCTAGTTCTCTGAACCCACCTTCTATACTCGGACGGACACGATGAGCATCAATACCCTCTGTAACCGAACAGTCCTTCATGTCCCACCACACGGCTGAGGAAAGCAAAAAACAGTTTGTGTTCACTTTAACGCCAAAACAAGAACGGTTAATTTCTGATAACTGCGACGTTAGGAAGAGAATTTATACGTGAAGTATATTATATACATTCATTCTTTTCAAAAAATTAGATTTTAATGGAACCCAATGCAAGGCTAAAGTTAAAAAGTATATTATATTCATGCATGGAAACCAGCTTCACCCGCAAACTCTAAAAACCATATGTGATCAACTTACAAACTTCGCACTGATGACAATGCCGTTACCAAACTCCCAACCATCAAAAATAATAATGAGTTCTTTTCCAGATTCATACCGTCATAAAGTAACTGAATACATTGACATTATAAACCTTATGGAAGAAAATTTGTTCATGACATTTTTTTATATATAGAAGATTGATTTTTAAAAAGGTGTTTCAACTAACACCTCTATTCATCACTTCACAGGGGTCGGATGTGTATCGCAAACCAAGCAAGGACCACTAGTTCAGTTTCTTTGTTTAAACATAAATTAAATCTCTGATATGATCTACAAAATACATATGAGGGGGAATATGTATGTAAATGATAGATGATAAAATTCAAGGTTCAAAAAGAGTATATCAAAAGTCAGAGATTATAAAGTCACTGTGGTTCCTTTAGTTTATAAGTTTTCAAGTCCCTATTTTGCTAACCAAAGTTTCTTTTAACAATTTGCTTACATATCTTCAGTACTTGTAACAAAGAAACACAAAACATCTTTGTCTCTATTTTGTTTTAGCTTCAGTTGAGAAACCAAAAGAATCCGAATGTCTTTGTCATTCTATAAGTTCAAACCAACCAATTCCTCAAGAGAAACCAGCACAAAGAGATATTACTATTGGTATTTTCTATTCATCTATTTCCTTACAATCATTTATATATTTGATAGTATTTTTAATTTGATTTTCAGGCTCATAGAGTTGCCACAAACATCAAAAAAACATCTTTTTACTTTGCATGGTTTCTTTAATGCATGATATGATTTAGTATTTTTTGTTAGCACTTTTTCAATATTTAACATTATTTATTTATTTGTAATATAAATAATTGTGATTTTAACGTTTCCAACATTTTTTTCCAAAGAATCTAGCATTGACTTTCTCTATTCTAATCTTGCATTAAATGATATTAACTGTGAAATACTTTTCCCATAAAAAGTAATATCAACATATATGAAAGATTTAATTGTTGTCAAAATAAAACCGCAGTAGCACTAGGTGGATCCAATTGATGTGAGTTTGGATATGGATAATCCATTTAAAACATGGTTGAGTTTGTAAAACATGCACTCCAATGTTGGTGATGAGATTAACCCAGTTCTTCATCTACATTTAGAGGATATTTCAAGATCTGTAAGGTTCTTTGAATCATAATCAGATTATTTTGAGAGTGTAAATTATCTCTCTTTTTTTGAGAAAAATGAAAAAATGAATAACTCACGGCAAGGAAGCAGAAATAGAATATATGAAACATTGTTTTGTTTAATCACTGTTCTAGAATATATGAATCAAAGTATTAACTTAGGGTCATTGCTTCTGCAGTTTTTTCGTTATAACTTACTCTAAAGACAATTTGATTTCTCGGCTTCACCCTGTGTGATGATTATTATGCATATTTATTAAATTAGTTAGTGCATCTAAATGCATATATATCAGTTAAAATATACATTTTGATCTTTAATTCATTTAAATCAGGATATTAAAGTAATGCAACACTTGCGTGACTAAACCGTTTTCATAACGATGTATGTAATGAAACAAAAACGAGATAATAATTAGTCTAGAAGAAAATAAACTTATGTAACTTTGCGGTATAGGAAAGGTAATAAAAATGACATATTACTACTGATAAGTTAAATTTTGTACTTGTTCTATGTGATTGAATGAGACGATCATAATTAAATTTTGAAATATCAAAACTATTCACAAAGTTTACAAAAAGTTTCAAGTACAGAACAGTAGTAATGAAAACATAACTTATACGTTGACCGAAGTTTCTATTAACAATTTGTTTACATATCTTCTGTATTTGTAACAAAGAAACACAAAAAAAAAATAATTCTATTTTGCTTTAGCTTCAGTTGAGAAACCAAAAAAAAATTCTCATGTAATTGCCTTTCTATAAGTTCAAACCAACCAATTCCTCAAGAGAAATGAGTACAGATACTATTGGCCCCCCCTTTTATTCATCTATTTCCTTACAATCATTTATATATTTGATAGTATTTTAATTTCATTTTCTGGCTCCTACAGTTCCCACAAATTGAAAAAAGATCTTTGTACTTTCCTCTTTGTAAGAGTCAAAGTTGAGTGCTTTCGACTCATG
Proteins encoded in this window:
- the LOC106339210 gene encoding uncharacterized protein LOC106339210 codes for the protein MFFFRRDEPPPLIVRRRFRRGTSSVTQSTSPASSPVAATTPPAAPTPPAARTPPSVASGPSQSSRGGGLPTTMTVAELVRLPGRESLQRLDPNYLIVPNTTWFDLSGNGITNSLLRMEYTMLKRGYPTFYDMPAEDQELWFRQFAVYVLNFILQQEFTWESGITEQVKIVFRRKAASHYTKRINEWKQKFDVGEVPKHINPDVWRDLCGHWTKDETKSLSTINSQNRCSSRGGKGMFVHNLGATSLQTRALQLMKENGGVPVDDFTLMKNAYTNKKTGEIQDGLIKGVIQVVENRKVDLLATQASMCEEGDSASSNSLTVEQLNNLVLEAVPKKKGRYVGLARSTGGASSSSAHYRLLDTLGFHNSEFFGSSRQVKVKVLPGIKQLLLDNLRVATDCLRFFM